The following proteins come from a genomic window of Rubrobacter naiadicus:
- a CDS encoding amidohydrolase family protein — MPEIFAAGVLLPVEGEVIREGGVLVEEGRIGSVGPLGEISREHPGVEVRYFPRCALVPGAVNAHAHLGFARGEGPEGGSFSRWLKGLIERLPEKDTARAAEAGAREAVEAGTTYMAESSPYGECLPQLAASGMAGRVYAEFFPHEIGDGTPGEAVEYIIRRVRELREGLPPRVEAHVSVHSPYTVDPESSRLAARRTRELGDLLAIHLSESPEEVEFVRDGKGPLRDIFGENDWGGVGLSPVAYAESVELLAPQTIAAHLATGVSTADIEILARTGTAVAHCPRSNDFLGCGVSPVPDMLARGVRVGMGTDGLWSSPSLNLFEETLHAVRLHGFSGAEGLRLATLGGAEALGIARETGSLVPGKWADFAIVECSPGGHEPEMEVLEAAADGGVMATVAGGKLIYNRVES; from the coding sequence ATGCCTGAGATCTTCGCCGCGGGGGTCTTGCTGCCGGTGGAGGGTGAGGTCATCCGCGAGGGGGGCGTGCTGGTGGAGGAGGGGAGGATAGGCTCCGTGGGGCCGCTGGGGGAGATCTCGCGGGAGCATCCCGGTGTGGAGGTACGCTACTTCCCCCGGTGCGCTCTCGTGCCCGGGGCGGTCAACGCGCACGCCCACCTGGGTTTCGCCCGGGGAGAGGGGCCGGAAGGGGGGAGTTTCTCCCGCTGGCTCAAGGGCCTGATCGAACGCCTCCCGGAGAAGGATACGGCCCGGGCCGCCGAGGCGGGCGCCCGAGAAGCGGTCGAGGCCGGGACCACCTACATGGCGGAATCCTCGCCTTACGGCGAGTGTCTGCCGCAGCTCGCCGCGAGCGGGATGGCGGGGAGGGTCTACGCCGAGTTCTTCCCGCACGAGATCGGTGACGGGACGCCCGGCGAGGCGGTCGAGTACATAATCCGCAGGGTGCGTGAGCTGAGGGAGGGGCTTCCTCCCAGGGTCGAGGCTCACGTGAGCGTACACTCGCCCTACACCGTGGACCCCGAGTCCTCGCGGCTCGCGGCGCGGCGCACGAGAGAGCTCGGGGACCTGCTCGCGATACACCTCTCCGAGAGCCCGGAGGAGGTGGAGTTCGTGCGCGACGGGAAGGGACCCCTGCGGGACATCTTCGGGGAGAACGACTGGGGAGGTGTCGGGCTCTCCCCGGTGGCCTACGCCGAGAGCGTAGAGCTCCTCGCCCCGCAGACGATAGCCGCGCATCTGGCCACCGGGGTCTCGACCGCGGACATCGAGATACTCGCCCGTACGGGTACCGCCGTGGCGCACTGCCCTCGCTCGAACGATTTCCTCGGTTGCGGGGTCTCTCCGGTGCCGGACATGCTGGCGCGGGGGGTGCGCGTGGGGATGGGCACCGACGGCCTCTGGAGCAGCCCGAGCCTCAACCTCTTCGAGGAGACGCTCCACGCCGTGAGGCTGCACGGCTTCAGCGGCGCGGAGGGCCTGCGCCTCGCTACGCTCGGAGGGGCCGAGGCGCTGGGCATCGCCCGGGAGACCGGGAGCCTCGTGCCCGGCAAGTGGGCGGATTTCGCCATCGTGGAGTGCTCCCCGGGCGGGCACGAGCCGGAGATGGAGGTGCTCGAAGCCGCAGCAGATGGTGGTGTCATGGCGACTGTCGCCGGGGGCAAGCTGATATACAATCGGGTCGAGAGCTGA
- a CDS encoding tetratricopeptide repeat protein, which produces MMMDRDRISFWTRIGAFALIILFLATFLFAGLGTGLNIDFLQAFRSNQPAQQHPQTVSVKQQIKYAESYAKDHPKDPAAVFRLGYLYAQDGQMRKAGQVLEKGRKDFPKNAQIAMLLGDVYAQQAQSASGKEQKKLYGKAADAFAGASKIAPSGDVARLYLAAGEAYQRAGQPGLAVKYWNKYLDKHPKGKQADQVRKQISDALHGGSTG; this is translated from the coding sequence ATGATGATGGACCGCGACAGGATAAGCTTCTGGACCAGGATCGGTGCATTCGCGCTCATCATCCTGTTCCTGGCCACTTTCCTGTTCGCCGGGCTCGGGACCGGTCTCAACATCGACTTCCTCCAGGCGTTCCGGAGCAACCAGCCGGCGCAGCAGCACCCGCAGACGGTGAGCGTGAAACAGCAGATCAAGTATGCCGAAAGCTACGCGAAGGATCACCCGAAGGACCCCGCCGCCGTCTTCCGTCTGGGATACCTCTACGCCCAGGACGGCCAGATGCGTAAGGCCGGGCAGGTCCTCGAGAAGGGCCGGAAGGACTTCCCGAAGAACGCTCAGATCGCCATGCTCCTCGGGGACGTCTACGCGCAGCAGGCCCAATCGGCTTCCGGGAAGGAGCAGAAGAAGCTCTACGGGAAGGCCGCAGACGCGTTCGCTGGGGCCTCGAAGATCGCTCCGAGCGGTGATGTCGCGCGTCTGTACCTGGCCGCCGGAGAGGCTTACCAGCGGGCCGGACAGCCGGGGCTCGCGGTCAAATACTGGAACAAGTACCTCGACAAACATCCCAAGGGCAAACAGGCGGATCAGGTACGCAAGCAGATCTCCGACGCCCTGCACGGTGGCAGCACCGGATGA
- the tatA gene encoding twin-arginine translocase TatA/TatE family subunit yields MPGYLGGSELLIVLIIVLLLFGARRIPELARGLGSGVREFRRGISGEEHDEEEQRPRSVEGNRD; encoded by the coding sequence TTGCCGGGTTACCTGGGTGGATCCGAGCTACTGATAGTATTGATCATCGTGCTCTTGCTCTTCGGAGCCAGACGCATCCCCGAGCTGGCCAGAGGGCTCGGCAGCGGGGTCCGCGAGTTCCGCAGGGGGATCTCCGGCGAGGAGCACGACGAGGAAGAGCAGCGGCCCCGTTCCGTGGAGGGCAATCGCGACTGA
- the tatC gene encoding twin-arginine translocase subunit TatC — MAGNRLRALARPRDEKRMTLIEHLEELRSRIIKVGVAFVVATVVAWFFRVRIYDWLLAPSGLKKLHFTGVTAPVFTDLKLALYAAFVVTLPVLIYQAWAFVAPAVGEAGRIFTYILIGFSSLLFIAGIGFAYYAALPVALHFLLHYAPNRYTEIITADTYLSFVTRFLLAFGIVFEFPAATFVGAKLGLVDGDFLKKYRRHAVVVIAVVAAALTPTPDPFTMLLMMAPMLVMYEASVLIARYVNPATVPPEPGDGVEREEELERSVYGDDDR, encoded by the coding sequence TTGGCTGGTAACCGCCTGAGGGCGCTGGCGCGTCCCCGCGACGAGAAGAGGATGACCCTGATCGAACACCTCGAGGAGCTGCGCTCGAGGATAATCAAGGTCGGGGTGGCCTTCGTCGTGGCGACGGTCGTCGCCTGGTTCTTCCGGGTGCGGATCTACGACTGGCTCCTGGCCCCCTCCGGGCTCAAAAAACTTCACTTCACCGGGGTCACCGCGCCGGTCTTCACCGACCTCAAGCTGGCCCTCTACGCGGCGTTCGTGGTGACGCTTCCGGTCTTGATCTACCAGGCGTGGGCGTTCGTGGCCCCGGCGGTGGGCGAGGCCGGGCGCATCTTCACCTATATCTTGATCGGCTTCTCCTCGCTCCTCTTCATCGCCGGGATCGGCTTCGCATACTACGCGGCGCTACCGGTGGCGTTGCACTTCCTGCTCCACTACGCGCCGAACCGCTACACCGAGATCATCACCGCCGACACCTACCTCTCCTTCGTCACGCGCTTTCTGCTCGCCTTCGGGATAGTCTTCGAGTTCCCGGCCGCCACCTTCGTCGGGGCGAAACTCGGTCTCGTGGACGGAGACTTCCTCAAGAAGTACCGCCGGCATGCGGTCGTCGTCATCGCTGTGGTCGCCGCCGCCCTCACCCCGACCCCGGACCCGTTCACGATGCTCCTCATGATGGCCCCGATGCTCGTCATGTACGAGGCGAGCGTCCTGATCGCGCGCTACGTGAACCCAGCGACCGTCCCGCCGGAACCCGGCGACGGGGTCGAGCGCGAGGAGGAGCTCGAGCGCAGCGTCTACGGGGACGACGATCGCTGA
- a CDS encoding SRPBCC family protein, translating to MVVTGGHYVSASYPISGLSQEEVFAALLEVWRFPEWACGLERVSILGGGREVRPGTALSFALNAAGIRHEVESTITVVDPPRTLQWRYTRGASGTGGLAVDRESAGSVRVTFTTNYVVEPRWLDRIAARPFFRRAADDLLRRSLRRLGSYLSSGGSFQRSSSP from the coding sequence ATGGTGGTAACGGGCGGACACTACGTGAGCGCCAGCTACCCGATCAGCGGGCTCTCCCAGGAGGAGGTCTTCGCGGCCCTGCTCGAAGTCTGGCGCTTCCCGGAATGGGCTTGCGGGCTGGAGCGGGTCAGCATACTCGGAGGCGGCCGCGAGGTGCGCCCGGGCACCGCGCTGAGCTTCGCCCTGAACGCAGCCGGCATCCGCCACGAGGTGGAGAGCACCATCACCGTCGTGGATCCTCCCCGGACCCTGCAGTGGCGTTACACGAGAGGTGCCAGCGGTACCGGCGGTCTGGCGGTGGACCGGGAAAGCGCAGGAAGCGTGCGCGTGACCTTCACGACGAACTACGTGGTGGAACCGCGGTGGCTGGACCGGATCGCGGCCCGCCCCTTCTTCCGGCGAGCCGCCGACGACCTGCTGCGTCGCTCGCTCAGGAGACTGGGCTCCTACCTCTCCTCCGGCGGGTCATTTCAGCGATCGTCGTCCCCGTAG
- a CDS encoding 1,4-dihydroxy-2-naphthoate polyprenyltransferase, with protein MIGRRSLSEWFWLARPFSLTAAVVPVLVGSSLAALEGGFRAGPALAMLLASVLIQAATNMFNEFYDEKRGLDTERSVGIAGSIVKGRLPARAVLLGALLCYTLALFFSLYLVAVGGWPILVLGCLSALGGYVYSAGPRPIAYTPASEATVFVFMGLIIVVITYGAQTHGYPATVPLVAVPVGFLVSAILLANNIRDLESDRRGNRKTLPIVLGRRGGAAVYRALLAGAYLWAAMLPIVGILPWSVLLVFLSIPIALRLWRAILASTSPERLDPVVKRTAGLHAIFGLLYAAGILLGTIF; from the coding sequence TTGATCGGTCGGCGCTCGCTCTCGGAGTGGTTCTGGCTCGCGCGGCCTTTCTCGCTGACGGCGGCGGTCGTTCCCGTGCTGGTCGGCTCCTCCCTGGCGGCGCTGGAGGGCGGGTTCCGGGCAGGCCCCGCGCTGGCGATGCTCCTGGCCAGCGTCCTCATCCAGGCGGCGACGAACATGTTCAACGAGTTCTACGACGAGAAACGCGGGCTGGACACCGAGCGCTCGGTCGGGATAGCCGGATCGATAGTCAAGGGGAGACTCCCGGCGCGGGCGGTCCTTCTGGGGGCGCTCCTCTGCTACACGCTCGCGCTCTTCTTCAGCCTCTACCTGGTCGCGGTCGGGGGCTGGCCGATCCTCGTTCTCGGATGCCTCTCGGCGCTCGGCGGCTACGTCTACTCCGCGGGCCCGCGCCCCATCGCCTACACCCCGGCGAGCGAGGCGACGGTCTTCGTGTTCATGGGGCTGATCATAGTCGTGATCACCTACGGCGCGCAGACCCACGGCTACCCGGCCACGGTCCCGCTCGTCGCGGTCCCGGTGGGCTTTCTCGTCTCCGCCATACTGCTCGCGAACAACATCCGGGACCTGGAGTCCGACCGGCGCGGCAACAGGAAGACGCTCCCGATAGTCCTCGGCCGCAGGGGCGGCGCGGCCGTCTACCGCGCCCTCCTGGCGGGCGCCTACCTCTGGGCGGCGATGCTCCCGATCGTCGGGATCCTCCCCTGGAGCGTCCTGCTCGTCTTCCTCAGCATCCCGATCGCGCTGCGCCTCTGGCGCGCCATCCTCGCCAGCACCTCCCCGGAACGCCTCGACCCCGTGGTCAAGCGCACGGCCGGGCTGCACGCCATCTTCGGGCTGCTCTACGCGGCCGGAATCCTGCTGGGCACGATCTTCTGA
- a CDS encoding decaprenyl-phosphate phosphoribosyltransferase — MKTVGLSMKNPYLRLARPKQWTKNGFVLAGLLFARQAYHPPAVLSALVAFVAFCALSSATYAANDALDVEEDREHPTKRFRPVASGEIKPRAALTFAAMLAAIGLGLCFAIGPVVGLSAVAYLLLQAFYTLVLKHLVILDVMAISAGFVIRALAGVAAVHSPVSPWLIVCTGLLTLFLGFSKRRHELAVLGEDAGGHRRNLEDYSVEMLDQMMNIMLAATIIAYSMYTFFVYKSEAENYMMATIPFVIYGVFRYMLLVHRAGGGNPDTLLLRDRPLQITLLLWLVVVFLVLYVQ, encoded by the coding sequence GTGAAGACCGTCGGCCTCAGCATGAAAAACCCCTACCTGCGGCTGGCGCGACCCAAACAATGGACGAAGAACGGGTTCGTGCTGGCGGGGCTCCTCTTCGCGCGGCAGGCCTACCATCCCCCGGCGGTCCTCTCCGCCCTCGTCGCTTTCGTGGCCTTCTGTGCTCTCTCCTCCGCGACCTACGCTGCGAACGACGCTCTGGACGTCGAGGAGGACCGGGAGCACCCGACCAAGAGGTTCCGTCCCGTGGCGAGCGGTGAGATAAAACCACGGGCCGCGCTGACCTTCGCGGCCATGCTCGCCGCCATCGGGCTCGGGCTGTGCTTCGCGATCGGACCGGTCGTGGGGCTCTCTGCGGTGGCTTACCTGCTGCTTCAGGCCTTCTACACGCTCGTCCTCAAGCATCTGGTGATACTGGACGTGATGGCCATCTCGGCTGGCTTCGTCATCCGGGCGCTCGCAGGCGTCGCCGCGGTGCACAGCCCGGTCTCGCCCTGGCTGATAGTCTGCACCGGGCTCCTGACGCTCTTCCTGGGTTTCTCCAAGCGCCGCCACGAGCTCGCGGTGCTCGGCGAGGATGCCGGAGGGCACCGCCGGAACCTGGAGGACTACTCGGTCGAGATGCTCGACCAGATGATGAACATCATGCTCGCGGCGACCATAATCGCCTACTCGATGTACACGTTCTTCGTGTACAAGAGCGAGGCCGAGAACTACATGATGGCGACGATACCTTTCGTCATCTACGGCGTCTTCCGCTACATGCTGCTGGTACACCGGGCGGGAGGGGGCAACCCGGACACGCTGCTCCTGCGGGACCGGCCGCTGCAGATCACGCTGCTTCTGTGGCTCGTCGTGGTGTTCCTCGTCCTCTACGTGCAGTAG
- a CDS encoding lysylphosphatidylglycerol synthase transmembrane domain-containing protein, which yields MNRIKRNLALALSFAVAVYLALAVYSGLGDFESALGRFRWSLLPAILGLVLLSYVGRFVRWRYYLGVIGVEVPLAANVAIFASGLSMAISPGKLGEVLKSAFIRQVNGTPIARTAPAVVAERATDGTGMVLWGLLGALSFSFGPEVLLLFLAVAVVGIAVLRSERLSLVAERILSRLPLLDRLAPHVRVFHGASSELLGLRPLVAGTGISFVSWGFECSAVYLCSVALGVQRPFLMVVFIFAVSSLVGVGSMLPGGIGAAEAGLTGMFDGLAGLPAGLAVALTFLIRLATLWFATLIGIVGLFVVRAFVGGEAGLSAARKR from the coding sequence GTGAACCGCATCAAGCGCAACCTCGCGCTCGCGCTGAGCTTCGCGGTCGCGGTCTATCTGGCGCTCGCGGTCTACTCGGGGTTGGGCGACTTCGAGTCGGCGCTAGGGCGGTTCCGGTGGTCGCTCCTGCCGGCGATCCTGGGGCTCGTGCTCCTCTCTTACGTGGGGCGTTTCGTCCGCTGGAGGTACTATCTGGGCGTCATCGGGGTGGAGGTGCCGCTGGCAGCGAACGTGGCCATCTTCGCCTCCGGGCTCTCCATGGCGATCTCGCCGGGCAAGCTCGGGGAGGTGCTCAAGAGCGCCTTCATCCGGCAGGTGAACGGCACCCCGATAGCCCGCACCGCCCCGGCGGTCGTGGCCGAGCGGGCGACGGACGGGACCGGGATGGTGCTGTGGGGGCTGCTCGGCGCTCTCTCGTTCAGCTTCGGTCCGGAGGTTCTGCTCCTGTTTCTGGCGGTGGCCGTCGTGGGGATCGCGGTGCTGAGATCCGAGAGGCTCTCGCTGGTCGCCGAGCGTATCCTGAGCCGGCTCCCGCTGCTCGACCGGCTCGCGCCGCACGTGAGGGTGTTTCACGGAGCTTCGAGCGAGCTTCTGGGGCTGCGGCCTCTGGTGGCAGGGACGGGGATCTCCTTCGTATCCTGGGGATTCGAGTGTTCCGCGGTCTATCTCTGTTCGGTGGCGCTCGGTGTGCAGCGGCCTTTTCTGATGGTGGTCTTCATCTTCGCGGTGAGCTCGCTCGTCGGGGTGGGGAGCATGCTGCCTGGAGGTATCGGGGCCGCGGAGGCCGGTCTTACGGGGATGTTCGACGGGCTGGCCGGGCTCCCGGCCGGGCTCGCGGTCGCGCTCACCTTCCTCATCCGGCTCGCCACGCTCTGGTTCGCCACCCTCATCGGGATCGTCGGTCTTTTCGTCGTGCGGGCTTTCGTCGGGGGGGAAGCAGGGTTGAGCGCGGCCCGCAAGCGCTGA
- a CDS encoding DNA topoisomerase I, which yields MRLIISEKANAARKIASFLAEGKVKDGKHRSVPYHSFEWKGEECVSVGLKGHVLNPEYPEEYSNWQKVEPRELIDARILKSVSEKGVAEAIKSLAKKADRIVIATDFDREGELIGVEALTLALDANPKLVDNVERARFSALTRGEVTRAFEDLVEVSHELAAAGEARQDIDLIWGATLTRWVSRAVKRYGSAFLSVGRVQSPTLVLIAERELERRAFVPEPYWEIEALLENGERFTARHAAGRFKEEDAARAAHANLTDEAVVTNVEQRSASRPAPAPFNTTAFLSAAANLGIGPSRAARIAEDLYTEGYISYPRTDNTVYPESLDLREVVDFLRGVEGVAPYAEKLSGQKRFTPTRGRRQTTDHPPIYPTGPARKGDLRDDQWKIYQLVVRRFLATLSGPAQTLRTTLRFESGGEPLIARGTVLTEEGWLGVYPYGRRPDEELPALEEGQRVRLVEAEVLSKQTQPPGRYGQGRLIRVMEDLGLGTKATRPAIIQNLYDRGYIHGDPIVPTETGMAVARALKQFASEIASHEMTAELERSMDAISEGRVEKESVVDASREVLRRVYDHLTSQEEKFADIVWEGIRGDETLGPCPVCGRNLKIRRNRKSGKRFAGCEGYPECRTTFPLPQKGDIIPLGTLCDACGAPEIKVIGKRRPWTTCINMDCPKKRENGKGEERSREAAKEELEKSTT from the coding sequence ATGCGATTAATAATCTCTGAGAAGGCGAATGCGGCCAGGAAGATAGCTTCGTTTCTGGCCGAGGGCAAGGTAAAGGACGGCAAGCACCGCAGCGTGCCCTACCACTCCTTCGAGTGGAAGGGCGAAGAGTGCGTCTCGGTCGGGCTCAAAGGGCACGTGCTCAACCCGGAGTACCCCGAGGAGTACTCGAACTGGCAGAAGGTCGAGCCGCGCGAGCTGATAGACGCCAGGATCCTCAAGTCCGTCTCCGAGAAGGGCGTGGCCGAGGCGATAAAGTCGCTGGCTAAGAAGGCCGACAGGATCGTCATCGCCACCGACTTCGACCGGGAGGGCGAGCTCATCGGGGTGGAGGCGCTCACGCTCGCGCTCGACGCCAACCCGAAGCTGGTCGACAACGTGGAGCGGGCGCGCTTCTCGGCGCTCACCAGGGGGGAGGTGACGCGTGCCTTCGAGGATCTTGTGGAGGTCTCGCACGAACTCGCCGCCGCGGGCGAGGCCCGCCAGGACATAGACCTCATCTGGGGCGCGACCCTCACCCGCTGGGTCTCCAGGGCGGTGAAGCGCTACGGGAGCGCCTTCCTCTCGGTGGGGAGGGTGCAGTCCCCGACGTTGGTCTTGATCGCCGAGCGGGAGCTGGAGCGCCGGGCGTTCGTCCCCGAGCCCTACTGGGAGATAGAGGCGCTGCTCGAGAACGGCGAGCGGTTCACCGCCCGCCACGCCGCCGGGCGCTTCAAGGAGGAGGATGCAGCCCGGGCCGCGCACGCGAACCTCACCGACGAGGCGGTCGTCACGAACGTCGAGCAGCGCTCCGCCAGCCGCCCGGCCCCGGCTCCGTTCAACACGACGGCCTTCCTCTCGGCGGCGGCGAACCTGGGGATCGGACCCTCACGTGCGGCGCGCATCGCGGAGGATCTCTACACCGAGGGGTACATCTCCTACCCGCGCACGGACAACACCGTCTATCCGGAGTCACTCGATCTGCGCGAGGTCGTGGATTTCCTGCGCGGGGTGGAGGGTGTGGCGCCTTACGCCGAGAAGCTCTCCGGACAGAAGCGCTTCACCCCGACCCGCGGCAGGCGGCAGACCACCGACCACCCCCCGATCTACCCGACTGGACCCGCCCGCAAGGGTGATCTGCGGGACGATCAGTGGAAGATCTACCAGCTCGTGGTGAGGAGGTTTCTGGCGACCCTCTCCGGACCGGCGCAGACGCTGCGCACCACGCTGCGCTTCGAGTCCGGTGGGGAGCCCCTCATCGCCCGCGGTACGGTCCTCACCGAGGAGGGGTGGCTCGGGGTCTACCCCTACGGGCGCAGGCCGGACGAGGAGCTTCCAGCGCTCGAAGAGGGGCAGCGGGTGCGGCTCGTCGAGGCCGAGGTGCTCTCGAAGCAGACCCAGCCGCCGGGACGCTACGGGCAGGGGCGTCTCATAAGGGTGATGGAGGATCTCGGGCTCGGCACGAAGGCCACCCGGCCGGCGATAATCCAGAACCTCTACGACAGGGGCTACATCCACGGTGATCCGATAGTCCCGACGGAGACCGGGATGGCGGTGGCGCGGGCGCTCAAGCAGTTCGCTTCGGAGATAGCCTCGCACGAGATGACCGCCGAGCTGGAGAGGAGCATGGACGCGATCTCCGAGGGCCGGGTCGAGAAGGAGTCCGTGGTGGACGCCTCGCGCGAGGTGCTGCGCCGGGTCTACGATCACCTGACGAGCCAGGAGGAGAAGTTCGCGGACATCGTCTGGGAGGGCATCCGCGGGGACGAGACGCTCGGACCCTGTCCGGTCTGCGGTCGCAACCTGAAGATAAGGCGCAACCGCAAGAGCGGCAAGCGCTTCGCCGGCTGCGAGGGGTACCCGGAGTGCCGCACGACCTTCCCGCTCCCCCAGAAGGGGGACATCATCCCTCTGGGGACGCTCTGCGACGCCTGCGGTGCCCCGGAGATAAAGGTCATCGGCAAGCGTCGTCCGTGGACCACCTGCATAAACATGGACTGCCCGAAGAAACGCGAGAACGGAAAGGGTGAGGAGCGATCGCGAGAGGCAGCGAAGGAAGAGCTGGAGAAGTCCACCACATAA
- a CDS encoding gamma-glutamyl-gamma-aminobutyrate hydrolase family protein, whose protein sequence is MSATLKDDTETVAERPLGRFVRADLDYVQSVVEAGGVPVVLPPVVGRGAVDALLGGIDGLLLSGGSDLDPSHYGEERMPETGTTLPERDAFELALAGRALEAGLPVLGICRGLQVLNVLLGGSLYQDLHAQFGEGVLEHRQKEPKWVPAHEVEIAGESLLGRILGKERLAVNSYHHQAVKEVAGDLRVSARSPDGVVEALEWRDGSRWVLGIQWHAEAMREAWPEQRRLFSAFVEAAGCGSGRRAA, encoded by the coding sequence GTGAGCGCGACGCTCAAGGACGACACGGAGACGGTGGCGGAGCGTCCGCTCGGGCGCTTCGTGCGGGCCGACCTGGACTACGTGCAGAGCGTGGTGGAGGCCGGAGGGGTGCCGGTGGTGCTGCCTCCCGTCGTCGGCCGTGGTGCCGTGGACGCGCTTTTGGGCGGGATCGACGGCTTGCTCCTCTCGGGGGGCAGCGACCTCGATCCCTCTCACTACGGGGAAGAGAGGATGCCCGAGACGGGCACGACGCTCCCCGAGCGTGACGCTTTCGAGCTCGCGCTCGCCGGGCGGGCGCTGGAGGCGGGGCTGCCCGTGCTCGGCATCTGCCGGGGGCTGCAGGTGCTGAACGTGCTGCTCGGCGGCAGCCTTTACCAGGATCTTCACGCTCAGTTCGGCGAAGGGGTGCTCGAGCACAGGCAGAAAGAGCCGAAGTGGGTTCCGGCGCATGAGGTCGAGATCGCCGGTGAATCCCTTCTCGGGAGGATACTCGGTAAGGAGCGGCTCGCGGTCAACTCGTACCATCACCAGGCCGTGAAGGAGGTCGCCGGGGATCTGCGGGTGAGCGCGCGCTCTCCCGACGGTGTGGTAGAAGCCCTCGAGTGGCGCGACGGTTCCCGCTGGGTCTTGGGTATCCAGTGGCACGCCGAGGCCATGCGGGAGGCGTGGCCGGAGCAACGTCGGCTTTTCTCCGCTTTCGTCGAGGCGGCCGGGTGTGGATCCGGCAGGCGGGCGGCCTAG
- the tmk gene encoding dTMP kinase, protein MWIRQAGGLEEGAGLFVTVEGADFSGKSTLARFLRNHFPQAHFTREPGGTPTAERIREVLLDPHLEMDPWTEAYLYAAARADHTRREILPRLGRGQLVVCERYLDSSIAYQGYGRGLGADAVRQINARAVDDLVPDVTFYLRVEEDERMERARRAGLPPDRIERLGEGFMRRVVEGFEEIARSEPGRVVTLDGRREPAHLVTVVREEILRRYTP, encoded by the coding sequence GTGTGGATCCGGCAGGCGGGCGGCCTAGAAGAGGGGGCAGGGCTGTTCGTCACCGTAGAAGGCGCCGACTTCTCGGGGAAGTCGACGCTGGCGAGGTTCCTCAGGAACCACTTCCCGCAGGCTCATTTCACCCGGGAGCCCGGGGGGACCCCAACGGCCGAGCGTATCCGGGAGGTGTTGCTCGACCCCCACCTCGAGATGGACCCCTGGACCGAGGCTTACCTCTACGCAGCGGCGCGCGCGGACCACACCAGGCGTGAGATACTGCCCCGCCTCGGACGGGGTCAGCTCGTCGTCTGCGAGCGGTATCTCGACTCCAGCATCGCATACCAGGGATACGGCCGGGGGTTAGGCGCCGACGCCGTGCGACAGATCAACGCCCGCGCGGTCGATGACCTCGTCCCGGACGTGACCTTCTACCTTCGTGTCGAAGAGGACGAGAGGATGGAACGTGCCCGGCGTGCCGGCCTTCCGCCGGACAGGATCGAACGTCTGGGGGAAGGGTTCATGAGACGGGTCGTCGAGGGATTCGAGGAGATCGCCCGCTCCGAGCCCGGACGCGTCGTCACGCTCGACGGCCGCAGGGAGCCGGCGCACCTCGTCACCGTCGTGAGGGAGGAGATCCTGCGGCGCTATACTCCGTAG